GCAAACCATTAGCGCTGGCAAAATCAAAAACTGCCGGACGCATGTCTGCTTCGGAACGGAATGTGAGTTCCCACGTCATGTCATGTACATTTTTGTAGGCGACCAGTTCCGGGATGGCAGCGATGAGCTGTTCCTCGACCTTGAAGTCGAATTCGACCTCAATGATCTGCTCGGCCCTTTCCTTGAGGTTGGTCAGCTTCTTGTCAGTGACGATTTTTCCCTTATTGATGATGATCACGCGGTCGCAGATGGCTTCCACTTCCTGCATGATGTGCGTAGAGAGAAACACGGTTTTGTCTTTGCCAACATTGCGGATGACGTTGCGGATTTCGACCAATTGGTTCGGGTCGAGTCCGGTGGTGGGCTCGTCGAGAATCAACACGTCAGGGTTGTGCAGCAGGGCATTGGCCAATCCTACGCGCTGGCGGTATCCTTTCGAAAGTTGCCCGATTTTCTTGTGGCTTTCCGGTGACAGGCCGGTCAGGGTGATGACTTCCTCAACCCTTTGCTTTTGTACTTTGTACACGTCGGCATTGAAGGCTAGGTATTCGCGTACATACAGGTCGAGGTACAGCGGATTGTGTTCCGGCAGGTAGCCAACCGACTGCTGCACGGCTTTCTGGTCTGTCCGGACATCGTGCCCGTTTACTGACGCAGTGCCTTCGTCAGCGCTGAGGTAGGTGGTCAGGATTTTCATCAGCGTGGATTTACCGGCGCCGTTCGGACCTAAAAAACCTACGATTTCTCCCTTGTCGACCGTAAAGGTTACATTGTCCAGGGCTTTCTGGGTTCCGTAATGCTTCGAAATATTGCTGACCGATATTGACATGACAAAATGTATTTCGGCAAAAGTAAATAAATGCCGCGTTAATTTTTTCAAAAAAAAGCATTCATTTGTTGAAACGAAAACAAAATTTTCTATTTTAGCCCTGATAACAGAAAGCCCTGTTTGCTAAGGGCTTTTTACACCAATCTGTTTGTCACAATGAAAGATTGCTGTACGGTTATTTGAAAATTATTAATTCAAGACTAATATAAATCCCGGAGCGAACCGGGATTTTTTTGTGCTCTCAATTTATCAAAAGGGCATTGAAGGCCTTATCTTTGCAAAGAATTTTACCCACGCCAAAGTTATGAAGAACAACAAGGATATGAGGAAGTGGCTTGACGAATTTAAACTCGATCATCCACTGGTCATCGCGGGTCCATGCAGTGCCGAAACCCAGTCACAGGTGCTGCGGATCGCGCATGATTTGAAGGACTCGGATGTCAGTATTTTCAGGGCCGGGATCTGGAAACCCAGGACACGTCCGGGCGGTTTTGAAGGTGTGGGCGCAATAGGGCTCGAGTGGCTTCAGCGCGCCAAAGCGGAAACGGGCCTGCTCATGGCCGTCGAAGTGGCGAATGCCACACACGTCAAACTGGCACTGGAGCACGGTATCGATGTGTTCTGGATTGGCGCCCGGACGACGGTCAATCCTTTTGCAGTGCAGGAAATTGCGGAGACCCTCGCAGGAACTGACAAAATTGTACTGGTCAAAAATCCGGTCAATCCTGACCTTGCATTATGGATTGGCGGCGTCGAGCGGCTTTACAATGCCGGTATTCAAAAGCTTGGGGTAATCCACCGTGGGTTTTCGACCTATGAAAAGACCAAATACCGCAACATCCCGGAATGGCAGATTGCCATCGAACTGCAGAACCGTTTTCCGGACCTGCCATTGATTTGTGATCCCTCCCACATTACCGGCCGGCGTGACATGATCGCTGAGGTGTCGCAGCAGGCATTGGACCTCAATTATGACGGGCTGATGATCGAGACGCATGACGATCCTGACCACGCCTGGAGCGACGCCGCCCAACAGGTGACGCCGGCAGTATTGAAGGAAATTTTCAAGGAGCTCAAGGTCAGGAAGGCGTCTTCCGAAGAAGATGATTTCAATGCCGAAATGATCAAACTGCGCGCCCAAATCGATGTGGCCGACAGTAAAATCATTGAAATACTGGGCAACCGGATGAAGATTTCCGAACAGATCGGGGCGCTTAAAAAGACTAAAAATGTATCGGTATTGCAAAGCCAGCGCTGGAAAGAGATACAACAAAAAATGATCCTTGAGGGTGGGCAAAAGGGCCTCAGCGAGGAATTTATACTGCGGATATTCAGGGCGATCCATCAGGAAAGCATCACCCATCAGGAGAAAATCATCAACAGTTGATTTTAGCAAAAAAAATATTACTTTTGGCGCACACAAAACATAAAAAACAAGTAAAATGAAAAAATTTTTAGTACTGCTTACGTGCTTCGCGTTCGCAGGTATGTCGTATGCGCAGGCCGATGTCATTACAAAACACAATGGAGAAACCATTAAGGGAAAGGTGGTGAAACTCGAAGAGTACACCGTTATTTATCTCTACGAAGGTGAGGATGCCGAAAACACCATCAGCAAGTATGCGATTGAGAAAATCGTATACGGTAAAAGCGGCCGCGTCGAAAATGTCACTGACAAAATCGAAGTGACGTCCGAGAAAGACTGGGAAAAAGTCGTCATCCTCGAAGACAAGGCATACATCGCAGGCCTTAAGAAAGTGGACGAAGTAAGGGGAAAAACCGGATTGGTTAACTTCCAAACCGGCAATACCGGAGACAAGAAAGCTGAGAAGAAACTGAAGATGGATGCTGCCAAGTTAGGCTGTCCGTTTGTCTTGCTGACTGCTGATAAGTCTACAGTAGGCGCAACGTCTAACGGATTGGGCGGTTCGCAAAACATAAAAAAAGGTGTTGCTTACAAATACTAAAATTTGACAGCAGATCGCTCTCATAAAGTGCCAGCCTGACATTAGGCTGGTTTTTTTATTGCAGTTAGTGACAGTATTGCACGTCGGATGCGCAGAAAACTGCGCCGTCACAATTGAAAACTGCCGACTGAAATTCCTATCTTTGCCGCATGACAGGAACGGTTTATAAATCGACAGGGAGCTGGTATACGGTAAAGTCTGAAGCAGGGGATTTTGTCGAATGCAGGATGAAAGGAAAATTCCGGATGCAGGGAATCAAAAGCACCAATCCTATTGCGGTGGGCGATACCGTCGATTTTGAACTCGATGAGAAATCGGACAAGACGACGGGAGTCATTCATTACATCCATGACCGTAAGAATTACATCATCCGCAAATCTGTCAACCTGTCTAAACAGGTGCATATCATCGCGGCCAATATCGATCAGGTGTTCCTGCTCATCACGATCGATAACCCGCCTACCACGACCACATTTATCGACCGCTTCCTCGTGACTGCTGAGGCGTACGATATTGAAGCGGTGCTGGTATTCAATAAGATCGATACGCTTAATGAGCAGACGCTCGACGAGCAACTGTACCTACAGCATATTTATCAGGACATCGGCTACCGCTGCCTTCGTATTTCATCAACCGAAAAGAAAGGGATTGAAAAAGTACGCGATATGATGTTGGGCAAGGTAAGCATGTTTTCCGGCCACTCGGGCGTGGGCAAGTCGACTTTGGTCAACGCCATCGAGCCGAAACTGAGGCTTAAGACCACTGAGATTTCGGAGCAAAGCAAACAAGGTCAGCATACAACGACTTTTGCAGAAATGTATGATCTGACATTTAATGCCAAAATTATTGACACGCCGGGCATCAAAGGCTTCGGCATCGTTGACATGGAAAAGGACGAGATCAGCGATTATTTTCCGGAATTCTTTAAGCTCAAGGACCAGTGTAAATTCAACAACTGCCTGCATAAGGATGAGCCGCATTGTGCGATAAAGGCCGCATTGGAAGACGATCGCATCGCCTGGTCACGCTACAAAAGCTACCTGCAGATCCTTGAAGGGGATGACGAACATTACCGCACCGATATTTACAACGACGACCGTATGGCGAGTGATGAAACACGCAAGTCATGAGGGTGGTGATACAGAGGACGCTGTCGGCATCAGTAACCATTGGCGGACAGGTTGCCGCGGCGATAGGACAGGGGTTGCTCGTACTCGTAGGTATCGAAGAATCGGACACTGCTGAGGATATTGAATGGCTTGTGGGCAAGATTGCCAACCTCCGGATTTTCGCGGATGATTCTGGCGTGATGAACCTTTCGGTAAAGGATGTAGGTGGCGAAGTACTTATCGTGAGCCAGTTTACCCTGCATGCCATGACCAAAAAAGGCAACCGCCCCTCTTATATAAAGGCAGCAAGGCCTGAAACGTCAGTGCCATTGTACGAGGCGTTCGTGGCAGCGTTAGGGTCGATGCTTCCCGGTAAGATACGTACCGGTGTTTTTGCTGCCGATATGAAGGTGGCCTTAGTTAACGACGGCCCGGTGACGATCATCATCGATTCAAAAAATAAAGAATAAAGTTAAAGATTTCTTAAAAAAAGTTTACATTTGGAGAAAATGTAACCAAAATGAAAGTGTATTTCTCGTGCGCTTTTTTGTTACTCCTGTCATTCTCCGGCCATTGCCAAAAAGAAAATTATGCCGTTTCGCTGATTCCTGAAGGATTAAGGGAAAATGCGAATGCCGTCGTCCGGAGTGCGCTGACAGAGGTCGCAATCAATTCGCAGCGCAGCATGACAGTGTCTGAAAAAAGGGCGGTAACCGTATTGAACGAGTCGGGGCTCGACGACATCAATGCAACCGAATATTACGATTCCCGAAGAAAAATTACAAAAATCCAGGCGACCGTATACGACGCCTCCGGAAAGGAAATGAAAGCGTACAAGCGCAAGGATTTTAAGGATTTCAGCGCTGCGGACGGCTTCTCAGTATTTCAGGACAACAGGCTGCTCCATCTCGACTATACGCCTGTGCAATACCCGTTTACGTTTGTGTTCGAGAGTGAAGTGGAAACGTCAAACACAGCCTTCGTGCCTTCGTGGGCGCCGCTTGAGGGCTATTACATCAGCACCGAGAAGTCGGTGATGCATGTAACCTATCCGGAAGCGTTGGGCTTTAAATATAAGGAAACCAATTTTTCCCCGAAATTTTCAGTAAAACGTACTGACAACCCCGGAGATGTTATCTATGTCGCAGAGAACCTGCACGCGCTCAAAGGCGAAGACGCCAGCCCAAAATTCACTGACATCGTTCCGGTAGTGTACATGAAAGTTGAAAAATTCAATCTGGAAGGCGTTGATGGTTCGGCAAAAACCTGGGATGACTACGGGCGATGGTATTATGACAGCCTCCTGACCGGAACCGACGCGCTGCCCGAGGCCACACGCACTAAAATCAAGCAGCTCGTAGGGAATGAAAAGGACCCGCTTGAAATCGCACGGATCGTGTACAACTATGTGCAGAACAAGACACGCTATGTTAGCATACAGGTAGGTATAGGCGGTTACAAGCCCATGCCCGCGTACGATGTTGACAAGCTGGGCTATGGCGATTGCAAGGCATTGTCCAATTACACCCGGTCGCTGCTAAGTGCCGTCGGTGTCCCGGCATATAATGTATTGATTTATGGCGATCGGAGTGTGCGTAGTTTCCAGCCTGATTTTCCAGCACTGCAAGGCAACCACATGATTTTATGCATTCCCGATGGCGATCGTTTCATATGGCTTGAGTGTACAAGCCAGACCGCACCCTTTGGATATCAGGGTACTTTTACCGATGGCCGGGAGGCGCTCGTCGTAACGCCCGAGGGTGGCCGTATCGTCACGACCCCGGCGACAGCTGCCAGAGACAACAGCCAGATCAGCAAAGGCGCTTACAGCATTTCCGCAGAAGGCGATCTCAGGGCAAACGTCGAGATCATTTCCAAAGGTACACAATACGACAATGTGTATCAGCATGAGGCGCTATCGGCGACGGACCTGGATAAATTTTACAAAGACTATTTTTTTACGCTCAATAACCTCAAACTGGAGAAAGCGAGTTTTAAGAATGACCGGAAAGCCATCGCTTTCAGTCAGGACTTGCAACTTTCGGCGAAGGGATACACGAGTGTTTCAAGCGGGAAGATGATCTTTGCCCCAAACGTCTTCAATGTAAATCCGAATACGCCGAAGCGCTATCGAAACCGCGAGAATCCCTTTGAGGTGCTAAGGGGATATTACGACTACGATGAGGTTACGATTGCAATACCCGAAGGTTTTGAAGTGGAATTCCTGCCTGAGGATGCGGTTTTGAAGAGCAAGTTCGGGGAGTACCAGGCCAACGTAACTAAGGAAAAAGATGGCAGTATAAGGTACACCCGATCCGTAGTCATCAACAAGGGGCAGTATGATAAGGCGGATTACGAGCCATACCGGCTGTTCCGTGAGCAGATGTCGAAATATGACAATTCAAAAATTGTATTAACCAAAAAACAATAAATATGAGCCGAAATTTCAAATTCCTGATGCTTTGCCTGTTCGCCGTTTCTTCGGCTGTGGCGCAAAAATTTGAAATGGGGAAAGTGTCTGTGGAAGAGCTTCAGCAGCGATCACACCCCGCAGATTCTTCTGCGGAAGCGGCCATCCTATTCAAAAAAGGAGAAACGACGTTCGACTACAGCCCCGAACAGGGATTTTTAATGACCACGAAGGTCAGGACCCGAATCAAGATTTACAAGAAAGAAGGTTATGACTGGGCTAATTTCGCCCAGGATTATTATAAAGAAAATAACAACTCGCGTGAGCGGGTGTCGTTCTCAGATGCTGTTACCTACAACCTCGAGAATGGCAAGATCGTTAAGTCAAAACTTAAAAGTGATGGTGAATTTGATGAACAGGTTAACAAATTCTGGGGCAGGAAGAAAATAACGATGCCGAATGTCCGTGAAGGATCAGTGATAGAATACGAATACAGCGTCACTTCGCCGAATCTGACCAAACTCGACGATTGGGATTTCCAGACTTCGATTCCGGTGAACTACTCGGAGTACAAGACCGAGTTTCCGGAATATTTTGTGTACAAGACCAACCAAAGGGGATTTGTTTTTCCGAAAGTCACCACCGACAAAGCGATGAAATCTTTCTTAATCACCGGAAAAGAACGAACCGGTGGTGAAGGTTTCTCTACCGTTAAAACCACTTTCACTCAGGATAAGATCGATTACGAAGCGACCAAAACCACCTACATTGCTGAGAATCTCAAGGCCCTTAAGGATGAAGATTTTGTAAACAACATCCACAATTATACCGCCGGTGTTTCCCATGAATTGTCGGTGATCAAGTATCCGAACAGTCCGATGAAATTTCTTTCAACCGATTGGGTTTCTGTGGCCAAGAATATTTATGAAAATGACGATTTCGGCGCGGAGCTGAACAAATCCGGTTACTTCGAAGATGATCTCAAGGCACTCACCGCCGGCACGACTGTGATCGAGGAGAAAATTGGCGCAATTTATAATTACGTAAAGCAGCATGTAAAATGGAATGGCTTTTACGGATATTCCTGTAATGACGGTGTTCGTCAGGCATTTAAGGATAAAACCGGAAATGTAGCCGAAATCAACCTGATGCTCACCGCCATGCTGCGTGAGGCCGGCTTCAATGCCAATCCCGTCCTGGTCAGCACGCGGTCCCATGGCATATCGTTTTTCCCGTCCAGGGCCGCTTTCAATTATGTGATTGCCGCCATTGAGTACAATGGGAAGACAATTTTGCTTGATGCGACCGAGAAATTTGCACTACCCGGACTTTTACCCACGCGCGACCTGAACTGGCTCGGGCGGCTTATCCGGAAGGATGGGACATCTACGGAAATCGACCTGATGCCGTCAATCTTGTCGAAGGAAACGGTCAGCATCATCGCGGGTATGGATGCGACGGGCACGATCACCGGAAAGGTGCGAAACGTCATGACAGATTACAATGCCTTGTCATTCCGTCAGAGATACGCCGGGATGAAAGAGGACGACTATCTCGAGCGGCTTGAGAACAACAACAATAACATAGCCGTATCGGAGTATAAAAGAGAGAATGAATATGAGCTTTCGAAGCCATTGACTGAAACGTATTCAGTCAGCGACAGCAATGACACTGAAATCATCGGCGACAGGATCTACATCACCCCATTGCTTTTTATGAACGTCAAGTTAAATCCATTCCGTCAGGAAACGCGCGAATACCCGGTCGATTTTACTTTTCCGTTTGAAAAGAAATACAGTGTCACCATTGATGTTCCGGAAGGCTACACCGTGGAATCCCTGCCCCAGAATGTAAACTTCGCCACTGAAAGCAAGTTTGGTTCTTTCAAATACCTTATAGCCCAATCGGGAAATAAGGTCCAGGCCGTCATCACCCTTGATGTCCTTGCCTCAATTGTCGCCTCGGACGAGTATCCCGTACTCAGGGATTTTTTCCAGAAAGTGATTGACAAGCAGAATGAAAAAATAGTGTTTAAAAAAATCTAAGACATGCGTTCAGGACTAGTGCCGTTTTTGTTATTGTTGGTGGCCTTATGCAACGGCCAGAAATCGGAATCGGCGAAGGTCACCATCAAAGACCTCGAGATGAGGCGGCATCCGGCAGACAGTACCGCGGCGGCGGCAGTACTTTACAACAAAGGCGTTACCAAATTCAATTACAGCGCGGAAAAAGGATTTACGGCGGAACACATTTTCGAAATGCGCATCAAGATTTATAAGAAGGAAGGCCTTCAATACGCCAATTATGAAGTGCCGTATTATATCGGTTACGAAAACCTCAATCCGGATGTGCTCAATGTGACCGATGCCGTGACCTATAATATCGTAAACGGCAAGGTCGAAAAAACAAAAATCGGCAGCGAAGGAAAATTCACTGAGAAAGTCAATAAGAACTGGAAAACGGTGACCATTACGTTGCCAAATGTGAAAGTCGGATCGATTATCGAATTCCGCTACACCCTCAAGAGTGAAGACTTGATGAGTTTCCCGACATTCGTGTTTCAACGGGATATTCCCGTCGATTATGTAGAATACCGGACGGAGATCCCGGTAACGTACGGGTACAAACCGGTCATTAAAGGACTTTTTAAAGGCATCGAATATAAGAGCGCTGTTGAGTCAAATTCCATCGGTTTCCGCAACGCGACCACGACACGAACGGACTATCTCGAATTCAACCAGGTCACGACAACCTACATCGGCAAGAGCATCGCGGCCCTCAGGCCAGAGCCGTTGGTGGACAATGTCGAAAATTATCGCAGCGCCATCGACCATGAGCTCGAGGTCATCCGTGAGCGTGATGAACGCAACAACCAGGATTTTTCGAAGACCTGGGAGGGCGTCGCGCGCAAGATTTACAAAAGGGCGGAGTTTGGGAAACAGTTGGAACGCAACGACTATTTCGACGGAGAATTGCGGCAATTGCTCAACGGAGTGGAAGGCAACGATGAACGCGTCAAGGCCATTTTCGGCTATGTGAAGGCGAAAATGAACTGGAACGGGGAATTTGGTTATCTGACTGATAAAGGCGTACAGAAAGCATGGGTTGACAGGACGGGCAACAGTGCGGAATTGAACTTTATCCTCACCGCGATGCTCAATGCCGCCGGGGTCACCGCCTATCCGGTTTTGGTCAGCACCGTGGGGCATGGCATTCCGGTGTACCCGAACCAGACAGGATTCAATTATGTTTTGACGGCCTGCAATTTTAATGGAAAGCAAACGCTGCTGGACGCCTGTACAAGGAAAGCGCCACCGGGAATCCTGCCGCTGTATGCCTTGAACTGGAACGGGAGGCTTATCGCCAGGGATGGGAATTCGGAGGAAATAAATATGCAGCCGCAGGCCTCTTCGAAAAACAATACTTCGATTGTGGCGACACTGGATGACACCGGCCACCTCAAAGGGCAGGTCCGTGTGTACAAAACCGATTACGAAGCATTTGGTTACCGACAGCAATTTGGCGGAATGAACCAGGACCAGTATCTGGAACGTCTTGAAAATGACCTGAACAAGATTGCTATAAGCCACTATTCGGTTGAAAATACGGAAGACCTCACGGAGCCTATTAAGGAAGCTTTCGATTTTACCTCAGACGGCCTGGCGGAAATCATCGGGGATCGGATGTACCTGAGCCCTTCCTTATTTTTACAGCAACCCAAAAATATCTTTACCGGCGATGAGCGTCAGCTGCCCGTGTTTTTTGGCTACCCGAAACAATCTAAAATTGTAGTCACCTTAGAAATTCCCAAAGGATATAGTGTAGAATCGATACCTTTGCCGATGTCTGTGGCAACGCCTGAAAATGTAGCCGCCTTCCGTTACGAAGTCAAATCATTGGGGAATAAAATCCAGGTTTCCATCAGCAGCGAAGTCAATAAGATGCTGGTCTCCCAGGATTTTTATCCGGTGCTGAAGGATTTTTTCCAAAAGCTGACCGACAAACGCAACGAAAAATTGGTTTTAAAAAAGCTGTAATATGAATCTCAAGAATGCCCAACTCGACGTCGACAACTGGATTAAGGAACACGGTGTCCGTTATTTTAACGAATTGACCAATATGGCCCAGCTGACTGAAGAAGTGGGCGAGGTGGCCCGCATCATCGCCCGACGCTACGGAGAACAATCTGAGAAGGAAAGTGATAAAAATAAAGACCTGGGTGAAGAACTGGCTGACGTGGTTTTCGTAGTTTTGTGTCTGGCAAATCAAACCGGTATTGACCTTCAGGCAGCTTTCGATAAGAAAATGGACCTCAAGTCGCGCCGCGACCATGACCGCCATCACAATAACGATAAACTGAAATAATGCCCGTCAGGGCGGTAAGATATGGACATCGCGCTTCGCCCGCAGGTTATTTTCGACGGATTGCACTTTAAGCTCACGGGCAGCAAATCGGAGACGAATCGGTTGCTGCTGTTGCAGGCGCTGTTTCCGGGCATCCAACTTGACAATGCCTCAGATTCCGATGATTCGGCGGTAATGATCAAAGCACTTTCGCAAACGGCATCCACAATCGACGTGCATCATGCCGGCACCGCAATGCGTTTCCTTACGGCTTTTTTTGCTGCCAAAGAAGGCGCGACAGTTACCGTTACAGGATCTTCACGTATGCAGGAACGCCCGATCAGCATCCTGGTCGAAGCACTCAGGTCAATTGGCGCTGACATCACTTACCAATCAAACGAAGGCTTTCCGCCGTTGCTGATCAAAGGGAAGACACTCAGCGGCGGTGCGGTATCTATGCATGGAAATGTAAGCAGCCAGTATATTTCGGCCTTACTGCTCATTGCCCCGAAACTGGAACAGGGTATCACGATCAAATTGCACGGCGAGATCACTTCAATGCCTTATATTAAAATGACACTTGCCTTATTGGAGCGTATCGGGGTGAAAACCTCATTTACAGGTCATGTTATCCAAGTATTTCCGCATGCGGGAGAGTCTATTGCGGGAACCCTTGCCGTCGAATCGGACTGGTCTTCTGCTTCCTATTTTTATTCAATCATCGCGCTGGCATCGGCCGGGACTTCGGTATCGCTGTCTGCCTACAGGCAAAACAGCCTGCAGGGCGACGCGGCGCTCGCAGCAATTTACAGCCTGTTGGGTGTCGACACCATATATTCGGGTAACACCATCACGCTGCAAAAAAGGCAATCGGATTTGACACTGTTGCGCCTGAATCTCGCCGATACGCCAGACCTTGCCCAGACGATTGCCGTCAGCTGTTTCGGCCTCAGAATCCCTTGTGAACTCACCGGGCTGCATACCCTTAAGATAAAAGAAACGGACCGGTTGCAGGCACTGGAAAATGAACTCGGCAAATTGGGCGCAGCCGTTTCCGTCACCAGTGACAGCCTGAGTTTGAAAGCCGCCGAAATCCTACGGGACAATGTGATAATCAACACCTACAGCGACCACCGTATGGCGATGGCCTTTGCGCCACTGGCGGTAAAAGTTCCGATCACTATTCAAGATGCTGGGGTGGTTTCCAAGTCGTATCCGGGGTTTTGGGACGATCTGGAGCGGCTGGGTTTTCATGTCGCCCGATTGTAAAATGCAATGTTCACGGGCGTTCCGGCTTCATACGGTTTGCGGTTTACCACTTTGCAGCCAAATAAACGCCAAAAGACTTGACAACGCCTGTCCGGCAATCGTATATTTGCGGACTAAATAAAAAGCCCGAATGAAATTATCGCACTTCAACTTCAACTTACCCAAAGAGCTATTAGCAGAATTTCCAGCCGAAAACCGTGACGAATCCCGCCTGATGGTGGTGAACCGTAAAGATAAGACCATTGAGCATAAGATGTTTAAGGACATCATCGATTACTTTGATGAAGGGGATGTGATGATCCTGAACAATACCAAAGTTTTTCCGGCCCGCCTTTATGGCAATAAGGAGAAAACCGGTGCGCGCATCGAGGTATTTTTGCTGCGCGAACTCAATGCCGAGCAGCGTCTGTGGGACGTGCTGGTGGACCCTGCAAGAAAAATCCGTATCGGGAATAAGTTATATTTCGGTGACGATGATTCTCTCGTGGCTGAGGTTATTGACAATACCACGTCGAGAGGCCGTACCCTGCGTTTCCTTTATGACGGCTCTTATGAGGAATTCCGCAACAAGCTGACCGAACTTGGCGAAACCCCAATCCCGAAATACATCAACCGAGAGGTTGTTCCGGAAGATGCGGAGCGCTACCAGACCATTTACGCCAAGGAAGAAGGTGCCGTGGCAGCGCCTACAGCCGGCCTGCATTTTTCTAAGCATCTGCTGAAAAGGCTTGAAATTAAAGGCGTTAATTTTGCCGAAGTGACGCTTCACGTGGGCCTTGGCACATTTAACCCCGTGGAAGTAGAGGACCTGTCAAAACACAAAATGGACTCCGAAGAGTTGAAAATCACGCAGGAAGCCTGTGATATCGTCAACGAGGCGAAAGCCAACAGGAAGCGCGTGTGCGCCATCGGAACCACTTCAATGCGTGCCATTGAAAGTTCGGTTTCGTCAGCGAAAATGTTGAATCCTTACGACGGGTGGACCAATAAGTTCATTTTCCCGCCGCACGATTTCAGTATTGCCGATTGCATGGTGACCAATTTCCATACGCCAAAATCTACCTTACTAATGATGATTTCCGCATTTACAGGTCACGACCTGATGAAAAAAGCGTATGAAGAGGCGATAAAGGAGGAATATAAATTTTACTCTTACGGTGATGCGATGCTGATCCTGTAACATAAAAGTGAAGAAGAAAATATCCCGTTCGAAAGATCGGGATTTTTTTTGCCGTGCTGTTTTCAGGACAGCTGCCTGA
The nucleotide sequence above comes from Flavobacterium magnum. Encoded proteins:
- the rsgA gene encoding ribosome small subunit-dependent GTPase A, which translates into the protein MTGTVYKSTGSWYTVKSEAGDFVECRMKGKFRMQGIKSTNPIAVGDTVDFELDEKSDKTTGVIHYIHDRKNYIIRKSVNLSKQVHIIAANIDQVFLLITIDNPPTTTTFIDRFLVTAEAYDIEAVLVFNKIDTLNEQTLDEQLYLQHIYQDIGYRCLRISSTEKKGIEKVRDMMLGKVSMFSGHSGVGKSTLVNAIEPKLRLKTTEISEQSKQGQHTTTFAEMYDLTFNAKIIDTPGIKGFGIVDMEKDEISDYFPEFFKLKDQCKFNNCLHKDEPHCAIKAALEDDRIAWSRYKSYLQILEGDDEHYRTDIYNDDRMASDETRKS
- the gldA gene encoding gliding motility-associated ABC transporter ATP-binding subunit GldA, which encodes MSISVSNISKHYGTQKALDNVTFTVDKGEIVGFLGPNGAGKSTLMKILTTYLSADEGTASVNGHDVRTDQKAVQQSVGYLPEHNPLYLDLYVREYLAFNADVYKVQKQRVEEVITLTGLSPESHKKIGQLSKGYRQRVGLANALLHNPDVLILDEPTTGLDPNQLVEIRNVIRNVGKDKTVFLSTHIMQEVEAICDRVIIINKGKIVTDKKLTNLKERAEQIIEVEFDFKVEEQLIAAIPELVAYKNVHDMTWELTFRSEADMRPAVFDFASANGLRTLQLNQKNKNLEAIFRDVTAKR
- a CDS encoding DUF3857 domain-containing protein encodes the protein MSRNFKFLMLCLFAVSSAVAQKFEMGKVSVEELQQRSHPADSSAEAAILFKKGETTFDYSPEQGFLMTTKVRTRIKIYKKEGYDWANFAQDYYKENNNSRERVSFSDAVTYNLENGKIVKSKLKSDGEFDEQVNKFWGRKKITMPNVREGSVIEYEYSVTSPNLTKLDDWDFQTSIPVNYSEYKTEFPEYFVYKTNQRGFVFPKVTTDKAMKSFLITGKERTGGEGFSTVKTTFTQDKIDYEATKTTYIAENLKALKDEDFVNNIHNYTAGVSHELSVIKYPNSPMKFLSTDWVSVAKNIYENDDFGAELNKSGYFEDDLKALTAGTTVIEEKIGAIYNYVKQHVKWNGFYGYSCNDGVRQAFKDKTGNVAEINLMLTAMLREAGFNANPVLVSTRSHGISFFPSRAAFNYVIAAIEYNGKTILLDATEKFALPGLLPTRDLNWLGRLIRKDGTSTEIDLMPSILSKETVSIIAGMDATGTITGKVRNVMTDYNALSFRQRYAGMKEDDYLERLENNNNNIAVSEYKRENEYELSKPLTETYSVSDSNDTEIIGDRIYITPLLFMNVKLNPFRQETREYPVDFTFPFEKKYSVTIDVPEGYTVESLPQNVNFATESKFGSFKYLIAQSGNKVQAVITLDVLASIVASDEYPVLRDFFQKVIDKQNEKIVFKKI
- a CDS encoding bifunctional 3-deoxy-7-phosphoheptulonate synthase/chorismate mutase type II, which gives rise to MKNNKDMRKWLDEFKLDHPLVIAGPCSAETQSQVLRIAHDLKDSDVSIFRAGIWKPRTRPGGFEGVGAIGLEWLQRAKAETGLLMAVEVANATHVKLALEHGIDVFWIGARTTVNPFAVQEIAETLAGTDKIVLVKNPVNPDLALWIGGVERLYNAGIQKLGVIHRGFSTYEKTKYRNIPEWQIAIELQNRFPDLPLICDPSHITGRRDMIAEVSQQALDLNYDGLMIETHDDPDHAWSDAAQQVTPAVLKEIFKELKVRKASSEEDDFNAEMIKLRAQIDVADSKIIEILGNRMKISEQIGALKKTKNVSVLQSQRWKEIQQKMILEGGQKGLSEEFILRIFRAIHQESITHQEKIINS
- a CDS encoding DUF3857 domain-containing protein → MKVYFSCAFLLLLSFSGHCQKENYAVSLIPEGLRENANAVVRSALTEVAINSQRSMTVSEKRAVTVLNESGLDDINATEYYDSRRKITKIQATVYDASGKEMKAYKRKDFKDFSAADGFSVFQDNRLLHLDYTPVQYPFTFVFESEVETSNTAFVPSWAPLEGYYISTEKSVMHVTYPEALGFKYKETNFSPKFSVKRTDNPGDVIYVAENLHALKGEDASPKFTDIVPVVYMKVEKFNLEGVDGSAKTWDDYGRWYYDSLLTGTDALPEATRTKIKQLVGNEKDPLEIARIVYNYVQNKTRYVSIQVGIGGYKPMPAYDVDKLGYGDCKALSNYTRSLLSAVGVPAYNVLIYGDRSVRSFQPDFPALQGNHMILCIPDGDRFIWLECTSQTAPFGYQGTFTDGREALVVTPEGGRIVTTPATAARDNSQISKGAYSISAEGDLRANVEIISKGTQYDNVYQHEALSATDLDKFYKDYFFTLNNLKLEKASFKNDRKAIAFSQDLQLSAKGYTSVSSGKMIFAPNVFNVNPNTPKRYRNRENPFEVLRGYYDYDEVTIAIPEGFEVEFLPEDAVLKSKFGEYQANVTKEKDGSIRYTRSVVINKGQYDKADYEPYRLFREQMSKYDNSKIVLTKKQ
- the dtd gene encoding D-aminoacyl-tRNA deacylase — its product is MRVVIQRTLSASVTIGGQVAAAIGQGLLVLVGIEESDTAEDIEWLVGKIANLRIFADDSGVMNLSVKDVGGEVLIVSQFTLHAMTKKGNRPSYIKAARPETSVPLYEAFVAALGSMLPGKIRTGVFAADMKVALVNDGPVTIIIDSKNKE